The Fibrobacter sp. UWB15 sequence TGTCTGCAGGTCGTCTTTTCAGTTGGAAGAAACCTTGGTGCTTGAAACTGCCAAATATATCTTGAACCACTACCCCAAGACGGTGGCCGCGGAAGTATCTGTCCGCAAGCCCCTGTCGATTCCCCAGAGCGCCGGCGCTGAATCCAGCATCAAGGTGATTCGCTAGCTGCGGAAGGCGCGGTAGCGCAAAGCTTCTGACAGGTCTATAATTTCAACGGAATCTGAATTTCGAAGGTCGGCAATTGTTCTGCCGACCTTTAATAGTCGGTAATAGCCGCGGGCGCTCAGGCCCATTTTGTCGGCGGCATTGATTGAAAATTTTTCGGTTTCGGCCGAAAGTTTGCAGCTGCTTTTGGCAAAATCTGAAGACATTTCCGCATTCGTCTTGAAGGGTGTGTCCTTGAACCGTAAACGTTGAATTTCGCGGGCGGCGCAAACACGCTTGCGTATTTCCGCCGAAGACTCGGCGAGTTTTTTTTGGGCGAATTGCGAGGCTTCGACGGGCGGGACGCTCACTTGGATGTCGATGCGGTCAAGAAGCGGGCCCGAGATTTTTTCTTGGTAGCGCTTGCGTGCCTCGGGCAGGCACGTGCAGGCTCGCTTCGGGTCCATGGCGTAGCCGCAGGGACAAGGATTCATGGCTGCACCCATCATAAAACGTGCGGGCCAAGTGATGGTCCCGCTTGCGCGGCTAATCGAAATTTGGCCTTCTTCCATAGGTTCACGTAAAGCTTCCAGAACGCTGCGATTAAATTCGGGCAGTTCGTCTAGAAAGAGAACTCCATTGTGGGCTAGGCTCGCCTCACCCGGCTTTAGCCGGGTGCCACCCCCCACTAGCGACACCATAGAGGCGCTGTGGTGGGGGGTGCGGAACGGGCGGACCATGACAGGCTTGAAATCTTCGGCTTCTCCCGCGGAGCGTGCACACGAATGGATACGGGATGTCTCTAGGATTTCAAGCTCTGTCATTTCGGGCAAAATGCCCGGCAGGCATTTTGCGCACAAGGTCTTGCCCGCTCCGGGCGAGCCAACCATAAGGAAATTGTGGGCGCCTGCGGCTGCGACTTCGAGGGCACGCTTGACGCTTTCCATGCCGACCACGTACTTGAAATCGGGGATGTCTTTAGGGGTGTACAAGTTCTTGTTCTTGTCCTTGAATCCCTTTGCAACGTGGACGGCTCTGGCGACGCCGGATTCCAAAATCTCAACGCATTCCTTGAGTGTGTCGGCGCAAACATAGCGGACGCCTTCAACAAGGGATGCTTCTTGTTCGTTCGCTTTTGGAATGACTAAAATGTCTTTCGATTTTTCAGACAAACTCATGGCGAAGGAAAGAACGCCCCGGACAGGCTTTAGCAGACCATCAAGTGAAAGTTCTCCGACAAAAACGAGATTGTCTAAGTCGGGGACATCGATTTCTCCGGTGGCTGTCAAAAGCCCAATAGCAAGGGGCAAGTCCAGGGCGCTCCCTTCTTTTCGCAAATCCGCTGGTGACAGGTTTACCGTTGTTCGGAAACCCGTCACCACTTTGTCTACCGAACGTATGGCCGAAATGACACGTTCTCTAGACTCTCTTACTGCATTGTCAGGCAAACCAACCAAAGTGAATCCTGGCAGTCCCTGGGAGGCGTCTACTTCGACGCTTACCGGAACAGCCTTGATTCCAAACAGACAATAAGAACGGATTCGACGGAACATAATGATCTACCTATACTACGGAAGCCTGATACTTTTCAAGGACGCAATTTTCAATGTGCTCGCGCAGATTCCTTGCCATGGGAAAACAGACGCTGCGGTATTCTTCACCCTTGAAGAACGGGTCTACAGGGTAACCCACAAACATTCCGTTTTCACCTTCCATGACGCGCAGACCGCGGATCAGAAACTGGTCGTTGAGAACAATAGATGCCAAGCCCTTGATATGTCCCATGGAAGGGCCTTCTCTAAAGGGATAAACCTGGACGCTGGTAACAGCGAGGCAGTCGAATGCGCCGGATGCATTCCATTCTTTCTTTTCTTTTTCGTGAGTCTTTTCTTTTGTAGCCATGTAGGCCTCCTAGTTTGTATGAGTTTTTGCTTTTCTTGAAGCAATCCCGTTTTGCAAAAAACATGCCACTTTTTATGAAATCGAGGAATTGATTCAAAAAGCGCTGTTTTCTGTGAATGTGAAAATCTGGGGAGTGATTAAATCAGTGATTAAAACACTGTTTTAATCACTTTACTACCTTTTGAATATGCTCTTGAAACCGAATATGAACTGGGTGGCAAACCAGGGAAAAGCTCTTCCGACGGTTTTTGCCGAATGTGAACCTTCTTCGGATTGTTTTACGGTCCGTTTTTCAGTGGAAGAACCTTCGGACTGTTTCCGCGCCGAAGTCATGGAAGACAACGGTTCCAGCTGGGAAGATTCCTGCGTCGAAATTTTCTTGCAGAACCCGGCGAATCCGGCCGAATACTTTAACTTCGAAACTACGAGCCGAGGCTACTTGCTTGCTGCCCATGGTCCCGATCGTCATTCCCGCACCAAACTTTCGCAGCAGGAAATCGATTCTGTTGTTCGTACTAAGGAACTTGCTAGCGTTGCCGGGAACCTGGTGTGCTGGGGCGTGACGGTTCAGATTCCGGCAACAATCTTTGGTCTAAAAAGTTTTGATGGCGTTTCCTTAAAAGGCAATCTTTATAAGTGTGCCGATAAATCAAAGACGCCCCATTATCTGAGTGCGTTCCCGATAGAAACAGAAAAGCCGGATTTTCACCGGCCTGAATTTTTCCAAGAATTTTAGTTTCGCGAATTTTAATTCGGCGGTTATTTCATCTTGGTTTTCATTTCGAAGACTTGGCGACCGGTGTCGTCTTCAATCTTCATGTAGGTTGCACCCATCTTGTCGGCGCGGAAAATCTTGACTTCCTGGCCTTCGCGGGTTTCTCCCAAAAAATGCAGTTCGAGCATCGCGGGGATGCAAAGTTCCAAGTCGGCGGCGCTGAATACGTTCAGGGCAAGCTTCACGTATTCGATGTTGTTCATGTGGTGTGACATGTCAATGTGTTGCGGCAACACCTTCTGGCGGTACACTTCCTGGTATTCATCGGGTTCTACAGGGAACTTTGTGAATTTGTTGTCCATAAAGTGCTCCGGAGCGCCTTCTGCCGGAAAGTCTACGGCTTCCAGTTTCATAGGGCGGTGGCGTTCCAGATCGAGGCAGCATGCTTCTTGCACGGCGAGAATGATGGGTTCCCCTTCGACTGTCGTGACGGCCGTGTTTTCGTAAGTGCGGATGGGAGCGCTGTCGGCGGGGAACGATGTGGTCACCACCTTGTCGCGCCAATAGGGGCGTTGGAAAAATTTAAACTTCGCTTTGGTGATGGCCCAATAGCCGCCTTTTTCGTTGACGCAGAAGTTGTCCATCTTGAGTGTGCCGAAATTCTCGGTGAAGTTGTCCTGCACCATAAGCACGGTCTGCGCAATGCCCATCTTGCCCGAAACGTCAATGTAGGCCGAAGTGATGGTGCGCTGTTTCTGGAAAACGAGCGGATTCTTAGCAAGCGAATAAATGTCAATCATGCCTTTAATATATAAAGAAAAAAGGAAGTTGCGGGTACAACTTCCAATATTTTATACGTACGGAGTTCTGTGTTTATTAGGTATGAGGATATTACTCCACATCATACATTTCACATTCCACTTTTTTTAGATCTTCTTCAGCACCAGCAAGTGGCCAGGAGCCTTATTGGGGTCGAGACGAACAAAGTTCTTGTTGCCGCGCCAGACAAAGCTTTCGTCGGTAATCAAGTCTTTCAAAAAATAGAAGGCGTCTTGATTCAGTCCAAGTTTTGCCATGTCAAGTTCCACCATGCCTTCCTGGGCATTGTCCATGTCCATGTTGCACACGCAGAGGATTACGTCTTCGCCGGACTTCTTGGAATACACCATCAGTTGGTCGTTGGCGCAATAGTGGAAGTCGAGGTTGTCGTATTCCTGCAAAGCGATATGTTCCTGACGGGCGGTGTTCACGCGGCGCACGAAGTCCTGAATGCCGGGGCCTGTCCAGTTGTGAACCTTGTACTGGTACTTTTCGCTGTCCTGCAGTTCTTCTTTGATGGGGCTCGGAATGTTTTCGCAGAGTTCGTAGCCGTTGTACATGCCCGTAAGGCTGCTGAGCGTACCGGCTAAGAAGTAGCGCTGCTTGAAGGCGTTCGGGCCCTTGTAGGCGAGGTACTTCGGGAAGATATCCGGAGTCGTCGGAAAAAAGATTCCGCGCATGTATTCCTTCGCGTCACTCTGGGTAAGTTCCTTGAGGTACTGTTCAAATTCCCACTTGGCAGATCGCCAGGCGAAATACGTGTAGCTCATATCGAAGCCGGACTTTGCCAGTCGATGCATCATCTTCGGGCGGGTGAACGCTTCGGCGAGGAACACGAGTTCCGGACGCTTTTCCTTGACGTCGGCAATCAGCCATTCCCAGAACGGGAAGGGCTTTGTGTGCGGGTTATCGATACGGAAAATTTCGATGCCCTTGTCTGCCCAGAACAAGATGATGTTCTCGATTTCTTTCCACAGCGCTTTGTAGTTCTTGTTATAGTAGTCGAAGGGGTAGATGTCTTCGTACTTCTTGGGCGGGTTTTCGGCGAACTTGATGCTGCCATCCGGTTCGTGGTAGAACCATTCCGGGTGCGACTTCACGTACGGGTGGTCGGGGCTGCAGTTGAGCGCGATATCGAGTGCCAAGCGAAGGCCTTTCTTGCGTGCGGCCTTGGCGAAGTGTTCGAAATCCTTCATGCTTCCAAGTTCGGGGTCCACGTCGTAGTGGCCGCCGTTCTTGTTACCTACGGCGTACGGGCAACCCGGTTCCAAGGGCTTCCCCTTCTTGTCCACCTTGGCGTGCAAGGCGTTGTTGGCGCCCTTGCGGTTCGTGACACCGATCGGGTGAATCGGCACCAGGTAAACGGTGTCGAAACCGAGGCCTGCGATGTAGTCCAGCTGGTTTTCGCAATCCTTCCAGGTAGCGCTCTTCTTCGGGTCTGTGCCCTGGCTCTTCGGCCACATTTCGTACCAAGTGCCGATGCGTGCGTAAGACGGGTCCACGCGGAGTTTCATCACCGGGCTTTCAGTCGGTTCATCCTTGGGCTCGATCGTCCAGGCGCAAATCTTGTATTCGTAGTAGCCGATGTTGTTGACCGTGAAGGAGCCTTCCCACTGGTCGTTATCGACAAAGTGCATGGGAGCCTTTTCCCATTTCTTCTTGGAATCGTGGCGGTAGAAAATCGCCGCGTCATACTTTTCGTGGCTGTGGCGGAAAATGTCCGCGGTGAGCGTGACGGTGTCGCCCGGTTCACGCTTGAGCATAAAACGCCCGCCTTCGATCTGGGGGCGAATGTTTTCGATGACGAGATTGTCTTTACGGGTAGGAATAGTAGCCATAGTAACTAAAATTTAGCAAAAAAGGCCCGCCGTGGCGAGCCTTTAAATGCGTTTTGTTTTTAGTTGATTCTTAAGACCTTGACTTCCTTAATCCAGAAGGTCCGTTCGGAACCGCCAAGGTTAAGTTCGAATCTAGCGAAGGGGTCGTTGACTTCCGGAGTGAAGGTAATTCCGACAGACTGACCCGTGGTATGCACATCGACATGTTCCTGGAAACCGACAGTTTCGTAGGTGTTGTACGAACCAATTCGGGCGGTGATTTGACCTTCGACATCGGACCAGATGGTAAACACGCACTGGTACTGGACTCCGGCAATCAGGGCCACGTTTTCTTGAATCAGCTGCACGCTGTAGGAATGCTTGCCGCCTGTCGTGACGTCTACCTGCATAATGCGTTCGTTGGAGCCCTTTTCAATAATCACCGTCGTGTCAGCCCGTCCGCCGAACTGCTTCATCAAAATCCAGTCGGTGGTAAAGGGCGATGCGAAGTTGCCGTTGATGATGGTGTTCTGGCCCTTCTTGGCGGCGATTCCCTTCCAAATGTCAAAGACATATTCGGAATGAGCTTCGCCTGCAACGGTGGTGTAGTCGTAACGCAGTGGCTGGAAACTTGTTACGAATCGGTTGTTCATGGCGTTCCACAAGGCTGAATTGTACTTGGAGTCGATGTGGATGACGCTATCTTCGCCAACCTCGACAGAACTGAAATCGATTCCGTCGGTGAACAGCTTGACGCGGAAGACTACAGACAAGTTCGCCTTGCCGCCCGCAGTGTCAATCTGCGAGTAATGGTAACGCAACATCAGCGTTTGGAAATTTGAAAGGCTGTAAACGAAGGGAACGTACTTGTTGTCAATCAGGATGCGGCCAAAAATGGCCATGGTTTCGTTGGGGCTGAATCCAACGCCCATTTCCTTTAGGTAGCCTTCTTCATTCAGGTCAATGTCCTTGAAGGGATCTTCAATAGAGGATCCTTGAGTAAAGGAAATTTCAAGGGTTTCGTCAGGAGAATCTTCGTAAGGCCACAGCTGCAATCCGGCAACAGGGTCTACTGTCAAGCTTGTATAATAGTAGCTAGAGAAAGAACGCAGCTGGGTGAGTACCAGCGAGAAGGTATCCAGCAGAATCGGTTCGTCCTTGTCCGCTTCCTTGGCGAGAGCCTTGGAATTCACTTCGGAATAGTCGATAGAGAAGTCGGCGACCAGCGGAAGAGCTGGCTGCTTTTTAACGGCGGTGTCCTTAGTCGAGGTGTCTTTGACTGTGGTATCCTTGGCGGTAGTGTCCTTAGTCGAGGATGTGTCCGTGGCGGTCGTATCTGTCGCTGTCGTATCGCCTTCGGCAAGAGTCGGGTTTCCAATTTCAATACCAGCCATAGACTTGTCGTTAGAACAAGCTACCAAAGACAAAAACGCAGTGGTGTATACGGCAATCGTGGCTATGGACAAAAAGAATTTCATCACACTCCTCGGGTCAAGGGGAAGAGCTGAATGTTGACTTGCACAACATCTTCTGCTTCTCCGGCTTTTGCAGAGAAATCTAGTAGTTCTTTTCGCATTAGTTGTAAATGTTTTTTCAAATTAGGGAAATCTGAGCGCTTAATTCCAAAAGTGAGCGCAGAAACATCCCTTTCTGGACCCGGAAGGTCCGCAAGCATGGTTGCCGACAGCTTGAGCATCTGGAAATGGTACATTTTGACCATCATGTCCTGGACTTCATCGTCGGTGGTGATCATGGGGTCACGCTGGCGGTAGCCGTTGGCGGTCTTGACCAAAAGTCCCAGTTCCAAGAGTAACTGGAGTGATTCGGTGACCTGTGCGGGCGTAATGAGCCCGCGAAGACGTTTGGATATTTGGTCAGGAATGGGGCGGAAATCCTTGAGCCCTACCATCTCAAGAATTACGGAATGGTGCCATTCCTGAAAAATACGGAACTGGGCCTTGTCCATCTTGTGCAGCTTGGAACGGGGGCTTGCCTTGATGAGCTGGGCGTAGTAAATCTGCTTGTCGGTGTCGTTTTGTGCCTGGTTGAAGAACACGAGGCTTTCGAAGTAAGCAGCGCGCTGGTTTTCGAGTCCCAGACCGTGAATAAGCTTGGTGACCGTATTTTTGGTAATGTTGCGCTTGCCGTCGATTGCGAGCTTTAGATGGGCATGGCTAGAAAGCCCTGCCTTCTCGGCAAAGAACCGCAAGCTGAACGCGGTCGAGGTTTTCTTTTTATACTCGTAATAATCACGCAAGAATACCCTGTAATTCGTGTACTGCAGGATATCCGGTTCTACGAGTTTTTGCTTTTCTCCATTTTCCATACTCAAAAAAATAGAAGAAATGACCCTAGAAAAACAAATATATTTTAAGTTTCTCGTTTACCCGAGTAACCATTGTAACCATTAGTAAACATCGCGAGCTAGGAGGGAGAATCGCCTGTGATCCACGAATTTCCCGTCTATTAGCTCAAAATCGCGACAAATGCCCTCTTCCTTGAACCCGCAACGCTTGGCTACGGCGGTACTTTTGTCGTTGTGTACAGATACCAAAAGTTCCAGTCGGTTCAGCTTGAGGGTGGCAAATGCGTAGGCCGAAAGCAATTTTACAGATTCGGTCATGAGTCCTTGGCCTGTATAATCCTTAAAAAGCCAGTAACTCAAGGTGGCGGAACGGTTCGAAAGCTTTACGTCCATCATGATAGCACCTGCCATGGGGGACGCAGGACCCGCCGAGACTTCGCTTTCGGAGTTCTTGAAGATCAGCCAGCAGCCGCCTTGGGCGAATCTTTCGTTCAGTACCCAGGAACGGATGCGTTTTTTGATGTCGAAAACGTCAGTGTCGCGAATCCAGGGGAGGTACTCGGTCAGGTGCGTTCGTGACTTTTCGATTGCCAGCATGATCGATTCTGCCGAGGTGGAACCTTCGGAGTTTTCACGCACGCCCTTGAGCGTCACTACGCTATTGGCTAGTGTGGCCGTTTCGAATGTTGCCGTGAAAAAGTCTTCGAAGTTATCCATGGAAAGGGAATGTAGTAAATAGTTGGAAGTGGGCAGTAGGAAGTAGGCGGTAGACAGTAGGAAGTGGGCGGTGGGAGAAAATAAAAAACCGTCGGACGAATCCGGCGGTTTTTCAGTGCGGATGAAAGGACTTGAACCTTCATGCCCTTGCAGGCACTAGAACCTGAATCTAGCGTGTCTACCAGTTCCACCACATCCGCGTGGGGTAAGCCAAATTTTGAAAAATTTGCCCTATTTGTCAAGGGTTATTTAGAAAAAATCTCCAAAATCCAGTCTTTCCGCTTGTTTTGCCAGTAGCTCCAGTCGTGCTCGCCTTGCGGGTCAAACTTGAGGTCGCACTGGGTGCCTACATTCTGGCAGAACTCTTGAATCCAGGGGACTGTCTTTTCTGAGGGGTACAGTCGGTCGGTGCCCCCTTGGATGAATCTCCAGCGCCCCGTTTTAAGCGGAGCCTGCGCTGCGACCTGTGCTGCCGGTCCGAGGGTTTCGCCGTATGAACTCATGAGAATGCGGTTCTTGATTTTGCGTTTGCCCCAGAGGCTATAGGCGATAACACCTAAGGATCCGTCCGAGATTCCGACCAGCGAAATTTCTTCTATGTTTTTTTTCAGGCGCTTGGCGAGGCTGTCCAGGGCGTCGTCTAAGGCTGCGATGGTAGCAGGCTCGGCCCAATGGTTTTGTTTGCAGGCCGAAGCGCTGACGATGGCGTAGTCCGGCATCATTTTTGAAAGCGCGCCGCCGGCTACAAGTCCTTTTTGGCAATTGTTGCTGGTCATGCCGCCATGAAACCAAACTATAGTTCCGGCCGTAGCTTTTTTGTTTATGCCTCTCCAGACTCCTACAGGCATGTCGCTCGAAAGGCTTGTTGCCGGGAACATGACGGAGCCTTGTATAGGCCGCTTCATGTGTACAGTAAGGGTGTCCGATGCCGGGTTTGCGAAGCAAAATGTTGTAGCCAGCAGAAGAAGGATAAGTCGCTTTGTCATGTCCTAACCGCTTGCCATTAACGTCTCTTTTTTACGATCCACAAAATGAATAGTGTCAGGGACGATATTGCCAGGAACCCCACAAGGGCGCAACCGATAAAGGCGTAGTAAACCTGGTAATCAATGACGAGCGTATCGAAGTCTATTTCGCCGTCGGTAGAAGACATGCTGTGTACGATGAACGTGCGGTCATTGACGCGGCTTGCCGAAATTTCAAGTGGCACGTCGCCTGCGTTGCGGCTTGCAAAACTGTACCATTCGGACATGCTGTCGAGGATGTCTCTTGAGGCGTACAGAATAAAGTTGACTTGGTCGTCGCCGTTAATCTGGAAAATAGTCTTGTCAAAAAAAGGAACGTTGCTTCCGCCGAAAATGCTCGGGATGGCGGCGTGCGAAACGGTACCATAGAACAGATGTTCTTCTTGCAGCAGGCCTTTGAGGGCGGGCATCAGGTATGACAGAAGCCATCCTGCCAAAAAAATCAGCAGCAAGGAAAAATTCAGAAGAGCGGGTTTTCTAGAAGTAAAGAATCGCATGAGTTCCTTATTGCTTTGACTTAAAAATAAAGAAGAAGGTAGAAAGCATCAGTACTAGAGTCAAGAAGTAAAATGCCATGGGTATTTTAGACTTTAGCGACATCTCTTCGATATTTTGACTCTGGAAGAAATGAATCATGTCTTCGCTGTACATGACGGCCAGTTCGTTGTTGAATCGGCTCCAGGCGAGAGCCTGTTCTTCGTTTTCTTGGAGCAGGGCGAGAATGGCTTCTTTAGTGGAATCGGGAATGGCGCCGACAATATTTTCGCCGAGGCCGGTCATGCCGACCATGTAGCCGGCCCGTGCGGAATCCAGAAGCTTGCGTACAGGAATCTGGATATTTGCGGGGAGACCTGCTGCTTGGTTGTTGACGGCTTGCAACTTTTCAAGCCACTGGTGGCGGCTTGCCGCATAGCGGCGCATGCTTGAAACTTTCGCCAGCACTTCGCGCTCGAAACGCTCGACGGAAGAACGGGATGGCGCCTTGATGCCTAATCGCTGGATTTCGTCCATTTCACGGGAGAAGGAAACGGCGATCTCTCGTAGGTTCATGGTCTGCGCCTGCACGAAGACGGTGTCGACTCCGTAACCGATACGTACTCGTTCCATTCCGCGCAGGGCGTAAGATTCTTGAAGCTGGTAATCCGACAGAGTCTTGATGTAACGGGAATACATGATAATCTGCGGTTTTTGAGAGAAATAGAACAGAATGGTGAGCCCGATCGCTACAGCCAATACTACCCACGCCCAGGGGGAGCGGATTCTGGCGTTAAAGGTATCGGCAATGGATTTGTTCTTAAACTCAAGCATTTTTTAGAAATTAACTTTTTTATACTTTGATAGCTATGAAAAAATTCCGATTGTTGATGTTTTTGGCGGTTTGTGCGCTTTTTTTGGGGTGTACTGTGGAGCGAGCCCAAGAGCAGGTGCTTGCGGAACATGCGAATGGGGCCAAAAAGACCTCTATATGGGTGTACCCCGACGGTGAAATTCTCAAGAGAAACGAATGGTACACCGACGGCATCAAGGAACTGGAAATCCCGTACAAGGACGGCGTGCCACACGGGGACTTTAAGCGTTGGACGGGCTTTGGCGATGTGGCCTTGCTTGGCCATTACAAAAAAGGACTTAAAGATGGCAAGTGGACGTCGCTTTTTAGCGATAAAAAGACCGAGGCGTACCGTTACTACGAAAATGACCACCCCGTAGGTGACTGGGAAGGCTGGCATTACAATCGCGAAAGGGCTTTTGAAGAACATTACAGTGACGAAGGCTTGGCGGTAGGAGTTTGGAAAAAGTGGTTTGATAACGGGGCTCTGGAACAGGAGGGAAACTGCCATGCTAAATGGGACCCGAAGCGAGAAATTGTTTCGGCCGAAACCCGGGGTGTCACGTACTTGAAGCGCTTTTCGAAGGATTGTCACTTGCTTGAGGAATTTACCTGCAGGAACGGAAAATTGGATGGTCCTTTTGCCTTGTATTATGAAAGCTATGGTGAAACGGTAGATTCGTTGAACTGTGGAACTGGCCGCGTACGTGTGAGTGGTGTGCTGGGTAAAGGTGCTGGGAAAATGGATAGTGCTCTGATTGGAACGGTGACTTATTACAGGGCTGACGGAACCCCTATGAAACAGGAACATTGGAATGCGGAAGGGAAACGAGACTCCGTATGGCGATGGTTCAACGAACAGGGAAATGTGGTTCGAGAGTGTAACTTGAGTGAATCTGGCGTGGTTTATGGGACTTGCGAAGGTGACATGTCCATATTCTGCGCCGAGACTTCGTATGTGGGTGGAATTGACGGTGTACTTGACAGCAGCAACTTGGCTCTAAGTGACGGTTTTGAACAAAGTATAGGAAAGTTCCCAGCGACGATTCGCTACATAAAGCCGGGACGCTTGCTGCTTTACGAGGAATATTGGAAAAATGGGCAGATTGCAGAAAGTCGCAGCTTTTTCCCGGACAGTATGGGTGGGCGGCTTGCGAGCGAATGTTTCTGGAAAGTAGACCCGAAAGACGGCTTGTCAAAACGCAACGGAATTATGCGTAACTGGTATAAGAGCGGCGTGCTTCGCGACAGTCTCACTTTCGTGAACGGGGAGCGCGTGGGCGAACAGTTCAGTTACGACAGCACCGGTAAGTTAACAATCCATAAGACTGAGGCCGGTAAAAACCGTCCTGTGATTATGCATTTGCTGGGGGAATAATTAAATTTGAAAAAATCCTTTGGGAATAATTGGAGGCCCTTATGAAAAAGATTCTTGTCGCGTTCTGTGTGACTATCTTCCTTGCTGCGTGCGGTGACGATTCGTCATCGACAAGCGTGAACGAAAATTCCAGTGACAGCAAAGAGATCTCATCTTCGTCTGTAG is a genomic window containing:
- a CDS encoding YifB family Mg chelatase-like AAA ATPase yields the protein MFRRIRSYCLFGIKAVPVSVEVDASQGLPGFTLVGLPDNAVRESRERVISAIRSVDKVVTGFRTTVNLSPADLRKEGSALDLPLAIGLLTATGEIDVPDLDNLVFVGELSLDGLLKPVRGVLSFAMSLSEKSKDILVIPKANEQEASLVEGVRYVCADTLKECVEILESGVARAVHVAKGFKDKNKNLYTPKDIPDFKYVVGMESVKRALEVAAAGAHNFLMVGSPGAGKTLCAKCLPGILPEMTELEILETSRIHSCARSAGEAEDFKPVMVRPFRTPHHSASMVSLVGGGTRLKPGEASLAHNGVLFLDELPEFNRSVLEALREPMEEGQISISRASGTITWPARFMMGAAMNPCPCGYAMDPKRACTCLPEARKRYQEKISGPLLDRIDIQVSVPPVEASQFAQKKLAESSAEIRKRVCAAREIQRLRFKDTPFKTNAEMSSDFAKSSCKLSAETEKFSINAADKMGLSARGYYRLLKVGRTIADLRNSDSVEIIDLSEALRYRAFRS
- a CDS encoding SpoVG family protein, encoding MATKEKTHEKEKKEWNASGAFDCLAVTSVQVYPFREGPSMGHIKGLASIVLNDQFLIRGLRVMEGENGMFVGYPVDPFFKGEEYRSVCFPMARNLREHIENCVLEKYQASVV
- a CDS encoding carbohydrate-binding family 9-like protein; the protein is MLLKPNMNWVANQGKALPTVFAECEPSSDCFTVRFSVEEPSDCFRAEVMEDNGSSWEDSCVEIFLQNPANPAEYFNFETTSRGYLLAAHGPDRHSRTKLSQQEIDSVVRTKELASVAGNLVCWGVTVQIPATIFGLKSFDGVSLKGNLYKCADKSKTPHYLSAFPIETEKPDFHRPEFFQEF
- a CDS encoding acyl-[acyl-carrier-protein] thioesterase, coding for MIDIYSLAKNPLVFQKQRTITSAYIDVSGKMGIAQTVLMVQDNFTENFGTLKMDNFCVNEKGGYWAITKAKFKFFQRPYWRDKVVTTSFPADSAPIRTYENTAVTTVEGEPIILAVQEACCLDLERHRPMKLEAVDFPAEGAPEHFMDNKFTKFPVEPDEYQEVYRQKVLPQHIDMSHHMNNIEYVKLALNVFSAADLELCIPAMLELHFLGETREGQEVKIFRADKMGATYMKIEDDTGRQVFEMKTKMK
- a CDS encoding maltotransferase domain-containing protein; translated protein: MATIPTRKDNLVIENIRPQIEGGRFMLKREPGDTVTLTADIFRHSHEKYDAAIFYRHDSKKKWEKAPMHFVDNDQWEGSFTVNNIGYYEYKICAWTIEPKDEPTESPVMKLRVDPSYARIGTWYEMWPKSQGTDPKKSATWKDCENQLDYIAGLGFDTVYLVPIHPIGVTNRKGANNALHAKVDKKGKPLEPGCPYAVGNKNGGHYDVDPELGSMKDFEHFAKAARKKGLRLALDIALNCSPDHPYVKSHPEWFYHEPDGSIKFAENPPKKYEDIYPFDYYNKNYKALWKEIENIILFWADKGIEIFRIDNPHTKPFPFWEWLIADVKEKRPELVFLAEAFTRPKMMHRLAKSGFDMSYTYFAWRSAKWEFEQYLKELTQSDAKEYMRGIFFPTTPDIFPKYLAYKGPNAFKQRYFLAGTLSSLTGMYNGYELCENIPSPIKEELQDSEKYQYKVHNWTGPGIQDFVRRVNTARQEHIALQEYDNLDFHYCANDQLMVYSKKSGEDVILCVCNMDMDNAQEGMVELDMAKLGLNQDAFYFLKDLITDESFVWRGNKNFVRLDPNKAPGHLLVLKKI
- a CDS encoding carbohydrate binding domain-containing protein, producing the protein MKFFLSIATIAVYTTAFLSLVACSNDKSMAGIEIGNPTLAEGDTTATDTTATDTSSTKDTTAKDTTVKDTSTKDTAVKKQPALPLVADFSIDYSEVNSKALAKEADKDEPILLDTFSLVLTQLRSFSSYYYTSLTVDPVAGLQLWPYEDSPDETLEISFTQGSSIEDPFKDIDLNEEGYLKEMGVGFSPNETMAIFGRILIDNKYVPFVYSLSNFQTLMLRYHYSQIDTAGGKANLSVVFRVKLFTDGIDFSSVEVGEDSVIHIDSKYNSALWNAMNNRFVTSFQPLRYDYTTVAGEAHSEYVFDIWKGIAAKKGQNTIINGNFASPFTTDWILMKQFGGRADTTVIIEKGSNERIMQVDVTTGGKHSYSVQLIQENVALIAGVQYQCVFTIWSDVEGQITARIGSYNTYETVGFQEHVDVHTTGQSVGITFTPEVNDPFARFELNLGGSERTFWIKEVKVLRIN
- a CDS encoding TIGR02147 family protein codes for the protein MENGEKQKLVEPDILQYTNYRVFLRDYYEYKKKTSTAFSLRFFAEKAGLSSHAHLKLAIDGKRNITKNTVTKLIHGLGLENQRAAYFESLVFFNQAQNDTDKQIYYAQLIKASPRSKLHKMDKAQFRIFQEWHHSVILEMVGLKDFRPIPDQISKRLRGLITPAQVTESLQLLLELGLLVKTANGYRQRDPMITTDDEVQDMMVKMYHFQMLKLSATMLADLPGPERDVSALTFGIKRSDFPNLKKHLQLMRKELLDFSAKAGEAEDVVQVNIQLFPLTRGV
- a CDS encoding GNAT family N-acetyltransferase, with product MDNFEDFFTATFETATLANSVVTLKGVRENSEGSTSAESIMLAIEKSRTHLTEYLPWIRDTDVFDIKKRIRSWVLNERFAQGGCWLIFKNSESEVSAGPASPMAGAIMMDVKLSNRSATLSYWLFKDYTGQGLMTESVKLLSAYAFATLKLNRLELLVSVHNDKSTAVAKRCGFKEEGICRDFELIDGKFVDHRRFSLLARDVY
- a CDS encoding toxin-antitoxin system YwqK family antitoxin, with the protein product MERAQEQVLAEHANGAKKTSIWVYPDGEILKRNEWYTDGIKELEIPYKDGVPHGDFKRWTGFGDVALLGHYKKGLKDGKWTSLFSDKKTEAYRYYENDHPVGDWEGWHYNRERAFEEHYSDEGLAVGVWKKWFDNGALEQEGNCHAKWDPKREIVSAETRGVTYLKRFSKDCHLLEEFTCRNGKLDGPFALYYESYGETVDSLNCGTGRVRVSGVLGKGAGKMDSALIGTVTYYRADGTPMKQEHWNAEGKRDSVWRWFNEQGNVVRECNLSESGVVYGTCEGDMSIFCAETSYVGGIDGVLDSSNLALSDGFEQSIGKFPATIRYIKPGRLLLYEEYWKNGQIAESRSFFPDSMGGRLASECFWKVDPKDGLSKRNGIMRNWYKSGVLRDSLTFVNGERVGEQFSYDSTGKLTIHKTEAGKNRPVIMHLLGE